One Setaria viridis chromosome 7, Setaria_viridis_v4.0, whole genome shotgun sequence genomic region harbors:
- the LOC117864483 gene encoding B3 domain-containing protein Os11g0156000, whose translation MATHHLAQGHPQAWPWGVAMYTNLHYHQQQYEREHLFEKPLTPSDVGKLNRLVIPKQHAERYFPLGGAGGVASGDGSEKGLLLAFEDEAGKPWRFRYSYWTSSQSYVLTKGWSRYVKEKRLDAGDVVRFERVRGGLGAGDRLFIGCRRRGESAAPAPTPPPPVRAPAPALNPGEQQPWSPMCYSTSGSSYPTSPASPYAYHSDMAHAGEADAKSSGTPTAPSRKLRLFGVNLDCGPEPEPEAAMYGYMHQSPYAAVSTVPNYWGSS comes from the exons ATGGCCACGCACCATCTCGCCCAGGGGCACCCCCAGGCGTGGCCATGGGGGGTGGCCATGTACACCAACCTGCACTACCACCAGCAGCAGTACGAGAGGGAGCACCTTTTCGAGAAGCCGCTCACGCCCAGCGACGTGGGCAAGCTCAACCGGCTGGTGATCCCCAAGCAGCACGCGGAGAGGTACTTCCCCCTTGGCGGCGCTGGTGGGGTCGCCAGCGGCGATGGCAGCGAGAAGGGCCTGCTACTGGCCTTCGAGGACGAGGCCGGCAAGCCGTGGAGGTTCCGGTACTCGTACTGGACCAGCAGCCAGAGCTACGTGCTCACCAAGGGCTGGAGCCGGTACGTGAAGGAGAAGCgcctcgacgccggcgacgtcgtGCGCTTCGAGCGGGTGCgtggcggcctcggcgccggcgaccgcctCTTCATCGGCtgcaggcggcgcggcgagaGTGCAGCACCGGCGCCGACGCCCCCACCGCCCGTGCGCGCCCCGGCACCGGCGCTGAACCCCGGCGAGCAGCAGCCGTGGAGCCCGATGTGCTACAGCACGTCAGGATCGTCGTACCCCACCAGCCCAGCCAGCCCCTACGCCTACCACAGCGACATGGCACACGCAG GTGAGGCGGACGCCAAGAGCAGCGGCACGCCTACAGCGCCGTCGAGGAAGCTCCGGCTGTTTGGCGTGAACCTCGACTGCGGCCCAGAGCCGGAGCCAGAGGCGGCAATGTACGGCTACATGCACCAGAGCCCTTACGCTGCAGTGTCCACAGTGCCAAATTACTG GGGCAGTTCATAG